The Parabacteroides sp. AD58 genome includes a window with the following:
- a CDS encoding inorganic phosphate transporter, giving the protein METFYLFLVIFLAVLAIFDLSVGVSNDAVNFLNASIGSKAASFRVIMIVAATGILVGAALSNGMMDIARHGIYQPQYFYFSEIMCILVAVMLTDVVILDIFNSLGMPTSTTVSLVFELLGGTVAYSLIKIANDTENILHIGDLMNTDKALTVILGIFTSVAIAFIFGAIVQYISRLIFTFNYRKTAKYFIGLFGGLAATAIVYFMLFKGLKSSPFLAGPVADYIFSHTGKLVLYCFIGFTVLMQVLHWLKVNVFKVIVLMGTFALALAFAGNDLVNFIGVPLAGYSAYTDFLAQNGTTTPDTFLMTSLQGSAKTPWYFLVGSGVIMVIALLTSKKAHNVVKTSVDLARQSDGDENFGTSPVARVLVRVCSNASATIMNVVPVPVKNWIDRRFNNQEIILEDKASFDLVRASVNVVLSGLLIAVGTSLKLPLSTTYVAFMVAMGSSLADRAWGRESAVFRITGVLSVIGGWFITAGAAFSICFIVTMIIYLGGAPAILVMIALAVYSLIRSQIIYKKKKHKEAMQDEVNTTVAKLRTASNPIEALNLFRQHSREELKNDLQFAAQALSAAVEGFTHENLKELRHVMASIEEKKEHLKQVKRVGTLGVTQLDRDIAIDKGLYYYQSNDFASEIVYSIRRLVEPCKQHIDNNFNPLDEIQKKDFTGMDDRVISYLNRCAEMIEKNNYEIMPSLVDESNQLVVGLTQLKKEELKRIQGQSGSTKVSMVYLNMLHETINVVNFACNLIKVSKKFQME; this is encoded by the coding sequence ATGGAAACATTCTATCTGTTTTTGGTTATTTTCCTGGCAGTACTGGCGATATTTGACTTGTCGGTCGGTGTCAGTAATGATGCGGTAAACTTCCTAAACGCTTCGATTGGTTCAAAAGCTGCATCTTTTCGTGTTATCATGATTGTTGCAGCCACAGGTATTCTGGTGGGAGCGGCTTTATCGAATGGAATGATGGATATTGCGCGGCATGGCATTTACCAGCCCCAGTATTTCTATTTCTCTGAGATCATGTGCATTCTGGTAGCAGTAATGTTGACGGATGTGGTGATTTTGGATATCTTTAATTCGTTGGGAATGCCGACATCTACAACGGTTTCTCTGGTCTTTGAATTGTTAGGTGGTACCGTAGCCTACTCTCTCATCAAGATTGCCAACGATACGGAAAACATCCTGCATATTGGTGATTTGATGAATACGGATAAAGCATTGACCGTTATCTTAGGTATCTTTACCTCTGTAGCCATTGCTTTTATATTCGGTGCGATCGTCCAATACATTTCCCGTCTGATTTTTACCTTTAATTACCGGAAGACGGCCAAGTATTTCATTGGTCTGTTTGGTGGACTTGCAGCTACGGCTATCGTTTATTTCATGCTTTTCAAAGGGTTGAAGTCAAGTCCGTTCCTGGCAGGTCCGGTAGCTGATTATATTTTCTCACATACAGGAAAACTGGTATTGTATTGCTTCATCGGATTTACTGTTCTGATGCAGGTATTGCACTGGCTGAAAGTCAATGTATTTAAAGTAATTGTATTGATGGGTACTTTCGCTTTGGCTTTAGCTTTTGCGGGCAACGACTTGGTTAACTTCATCGGTGTGCCTTTGGCCGGTTATTCAGCTTATACGGATTTCTTGGCACAAAACGGAACAACTACGCCAGATACCTTCCTGATGACTTCTTTGCAGGGTTCGGCCAAGACTCCATGGTATTTCCTTGTGGGTTCGGGTGTAATAATGGTGATTGCCCTGTTGACTTCTAAGAAAGCACATAATGTTGTAAAGACCTCGGTCGATTTGGCCCGTCAGTCGGATGGTGATGAGAATTTCGGTACATCACCGGTAGCCCGTGTGCTGGTACGTGTCTGCAGTAATGCTTCTGCCACCATTATGAATGTGGTTCCTGTTCCGGTCAAGAACTGGATTGACCGTCGTTTTAATAATCAGGAAATCATTTTGGAAGACAAAGCCAGTTTCGACCTCGTCAGAGCTTCCGTTAATGTGGTTCTCTCTGGTTTGCTGATAGCCGTAGGTACTTCGTTGAAATTGCCATTGTCAACTACTTATGTAGCCTTCATGGTGGCAATGGGTTCTTCTTTGGCCGACCGTGCGTGGGGCCGTGAAAGTGCCGTATTCCGTATTACCGGCGTATTGTCAGTAATTGGTGGTTGGTTCATCACCGCTGGAGCCGCCTTCTCCATCTGTTTCATCGTTACCATGATTATTTATTTGGGCGGTGCTCCGGCTATCTTGGTAATGATTGCATTGGCTGTCTATTCGTTGATTAGAAGCCAGATTATTTACAAGAAGAAAAAGCATAAAGAGGCCATGCAGGATGAAGTTAATACAACGGTAGCCAAATTGCGTACAGCCAGCAATCCAATTGAAGCGCTGAACCTGTTCCGTCAGCATAGCCGTGAAGAGTTGAAGAATGATCTGCAATTCGCTGCTCAGGCTTTGAGTGCCGCTGTTGAAGGCTTTACACATGAGAACCTGAAAGAGCTGCGCCACGTGATGGCTTCTATTGAAGAAAAGAAAGAACATCTGAAGCAAGTAAAACGTGTTGGTACGCTCGGGGTCACTCAGCTGGATCGTGATATCGCTATCGATAAAGGTTTGTATTACTATCAGAGTAACGACTTTGCCAGTGAGATTGTCTATAGTATCCGTCGTCTGGTAGAGCCTTGCAAGCAGCATATCGACAATAACTTCAATCCGCTGGATGAGATTCAGAAGAAAGATTTTACCGGTATGGACGACCGCGTAATCAGTTACTTGAACCGTTGTGCGGAGATGATCGAGAAAAACAACTATGAAATCATGCCTTCGTTGGTCGATGAATCCAATCAGCTGGTTGTTGGTCTGACGCAGTTGAAGAAGGAAGAACTGAAACGTATTCAGGGACAGTCCGGCAGTACCAAGGTCAGCATGGTTTATCTGAATATGTTGCATGAGACCATCAACGTGGTAAACTTCGCATGCAATTTGATTAAAGTGAGCAAGAAGTTCCAGATGGAATAA
- a CDS encoding Rpn family recombination-promoting nuclease/putative transposase encodes MRKSVFINPFVDRGFKILFGQESSKELLIELINDLLEGEHHVEDLSYMDKEDPSETTDGRGTVFDLLCKDQDGTTFIVELQNARQTYFYERALYYLCRMIASQGKKGESWEFELVPVYGIFLLNFRSGKTDKVRTDLVIADRETGKQKSRNFREIFIEFPLFNKAESECKTPLDYWLYNLKHMEQLEHLSFKGQKALFARLEELARIANMNKKERAEYEAALKIYRDNENVVTTARREGKEEGIAIGEERGLKKGILTTARLMKQNGISFEQIKLCTGLSDEEIRHL; translated from the coding sequence ATGAGAAAAAGCGTATTTATCAATCCGTTTGTGGATCGTGGGTTTAAGATTCTGTTCGGACAGGAATCGAGCAAGGAGTTGTTAATCGAGTTAATCAATGATTTATTGGAAGGTGAGCACCATGTAGAAGACCTTTCTTATATGGATAAGGAAGATCCGAGTGAGACAACAGACGGTCGGGGTACCGTTTTTGACTTATTATGTAAGGATCAGGACGGGACAACTTTTATCGTTGAACTGCAAAATGCCAGGCAAACTTATTTTTATGAACGGGCATTGTATTATCTTTGTCGTATGATCGCCTCACAAGGTAAGAAAGGTGAATCTTGGGAGTTTGAACTCGTACCGGTTTATGGAATCTTCCTGCTGAATTTCCGGTCAGGCAAAACAGATAAAGTCCGTACTGATCTGGTGATAGCCGACCGTGAAACCGGCAAACAGAAGAGCCGGAATTTCCGGGAAATCTTCATCGAATTTCCATTATTCAACAAAGCGGAATCAGAATGTAAGACTCCGTTGGATTACTGGTTATATAATTTAAAGCATATGGAACAGTTGGAACATTTATCATTCAAAGGTCAGAAAGCCTTGTTTGCCCGCTTGGAGGAATTGGCTCGTATCGCCAATATGAACAAGAAGGAACGGGCAGAATACGAGGCTGCCTTGAAAATATACCGGGATAATGAAAATGTTGTTACGACGGCAAGAAGAGAAGGGAAAGAAGAAGGAATAGCAATTGGAGAGGAGAGAGGCTTAAAGAAAGGTATATTGACAACCGCCCGCCTGATGAAACAGAATGGTATTTCTTTTGAGCAAATTAAATTATGTACGGGCCTGTCTGACGAGGAAATACGGCATTTATAA
- a CDS encoding WbqC family protein: protein MNTAYVSTAYLGPIQLYTKLFAYDHIWLETQENYLKQTYRNRCVIAAANGPQALTVPIVKPETLKCLTKDIRISDHGNWRHLHWNALVSAYRMSPFFEYYEEDFAPFYEKKYEFLLDFNEALREVICRLIDMQPDIHYTTEYQPEVNADFREIIRPKHEGVDPSFQPIPYYQVFQEKLGFLPNLSIVDLLFNMGPESLLILQKSIR, encoded by the coding sequence ATGAATACAGCTTATGTTTCGACGGCTTATTTAGGCCCCATCCAATTATATACCAAGTTATTTGCTTACGACCATATCTGGTTGGAAACCCAGGAGAATTATCTGAAACAGACGTACCGCAACCGCTGTGTCATCGCTGCGGCTAATGGTCCGCAGGCACTTACGGTCCCGATTGTCAAACCCGAGACCTTAAAATGTCTGACAAAAGACATTCGCATCTCCGATCACGGAAATTGGCGTCATCTGCATTGGAACGCTTTAGTATCTGCATACCGGATGAGTCCCTTTTTCGAATATTATGAAGAAGATTTCGCCCCTTTCTATGAAAAGAAATATGAGTTCCTGCTCGACTTCAATGAAGCCCTGCGCGAGGTAATCTGCCGATTGATCGACATGCAGCCGGATATCCATTACACAACCGAATATCAGCCCGAGGTAAACGCTGATTTCCGGGAAATCATCCGTCCCAAACACGAAGGGGTTGATCCGTCCTTCCAACCGATTCCTTATTATCAGGTATTCCAAGAAAAACTAGGCTTCTTGCCTAACCTGAGCATCGTAGATTTACTTTTCAACATGGGTCCGGAAAGTCTTCTTATCTTACAAAAATCTATTCGCTGA
- the lepB gene encoding signal peptidase I — protein sequence MRQKGENKKYNWKWLAGILLLAALVMGIRLFLVESLHLSTDSMETSLHQGDFVLLDKTPFGKHPKRNAIQVFTSPLRKDSIHPPVFVSRCIALPGDTIRVTSTGYQINGKEYPHSPQAQASYFMANQGKDIFIRLLKKLPERSREWKVVEGGITCVLTSFEAYQIKEELPKALQPCFRMYASPEYQFIVPQKDRAYALDSLSLLACREAIQNETNGNAVFKDGKLFIEGKQMNFFFFRQNYYWFLSDYRDVAIDSRHLGIIPEDHIIGRIFFCWYSPDKNNRFTLIK from the coding sequence ATGCGACAAAAAGGAGAAAACAAGAAATATAACTGGAAGTGGCTGGCAGGCATTTTACTGCTGGCCGCTCTTGTTATGGGAATCCGCCTGTTCCTGGTTGAATCGCTTCATCTGTCGACCGACTCCATGGAGACATCCCTGCATCAGGGTGATTTCGTGCTCCTCGACAAAACTCCGTTCGGTAAACATCCAAAGCGGAATGCCATCCAGGTATTTACCAGTCCGCTGCGGAAAGATTCGATTCATCCACCTGTTTTCGTCAGTCGCTGCATTGCCTTGCCTGGAGATACCATACGGGTAACAAGTACGGGGTATCAGATAAATGGAAAAGAATATCCTCATTCTCCCCAGGCACAAGCCTCCTATTTTATGGCTAACCAGGGGAAAGATATCTTTATCCGCCTGTTGAAGAAGCTGCCCGAACGCTCTCGGGAATGGAAAGTGGTAGAAGGAGGCATTACCTGCGTGCTTACTTCATTCGAAGCCTACCAGATAAAAGAAGAACTGCCCAAAGCGCTTCAGCCTTGTTTCCGCATGTATGCCTCACCGGAGTATCAGTTTATTGTTCCTCAAAAAGACAGGGCCTATGCGTTAGACAGTCTCTCGCTTTTAGCCTGCCGGGAAGCCATTCAAAATGAAACGAACGGGAATGCCGTTTTCAAAGACGGGAAATTATTCATAGAGGGTAAGCAGATGAATTTCTTCTTTTTCCGACAGAACTATTACTGGTTTTTATCGGATTACAGGGATGTAGCCATCGACTCCCGCCATTTAGGCATTATTCCGGAGGATCATATCATCGGACGGATCTTCTTCTGCTGGTACAGTCCGGATAAAAACAACCGGTTTACCCTGATAAAGTAA
- the lepB gene encoding signal peptidase I: protein MKKIEKKQYIKFAIAAVLYGLFILWMQNGWLALGYILLIDIYLTKYIPWGFWKKTKNPTLKSIFDWVDDIIFALVAVYFINLFVFQNYQIPSSSLEKSLLVGDYLFVSKVSYGPRVPNTPLSFPLVQNTLPILNCKSYLDWPSWGYKRVAGLGKIQRNDIVVFNFPAGDTIALLQQNPDYYTLVQMYGREAVHMNKQTFGDIIYRPVDKRENYVKRCVGLPGDSLSVRNNQVYINGKAAQNPKNMQLNYFVETETPLTETMFRNWGVSRDDYMPYGQPCTVSDPETLSFLGFQPNTNGTYNLVYRFPMTEAMVAQVKKLPSVKKVIVEPEVFGGTMYYPVDYDNGWTRDNYGPIWIPKRGATIELTPENLALYRRCIKNYENNELEEKDGVVYINGEKASTYTFKYDYYWMMGDNRHNSADSRSWGFVPEDHIVGKPIMIWLSLDKDRSLFDGGIRWNRLFRWVDSMK, encoded by the coding sequence ATGAAGAAGATCGAGAAAAAACAATATATCAAATTCGCGATTGCAGCCGTTTTGTACGGGCTGTTCATCTTATGGATGCAAAACGGCTGGTTGGCATTAGGCTATATCCTGCTGATTGATATCTATCTGACGAAATATATCCCGTGGGGATTCTGGAAGAAGACGAAGAATCCGACTTTGAAGAGTATCTTCGACTGGGTGGATGATATTATCTTTGCCCTGGTAGCTGTCTATTTCATCAATCTGTTTGTCTTTCAGAATTATCAGATACCGAGTTCTTCTCTCGAAAAATCCCTGTTGGTAGGCGATTATCTATTCGTCAGCAAAGTCAGCTACGGACCTCGTGTTCCGAACACGCCGCTGTCTTTCCCGCTGGTGCAGAACACACTGCCAATACTTAACTGCAAATCGTATCTCGACTGGCCTTCGTGGGGTTATAAGCGTGTTGCCGGCTTAGGCAAGATCCAGCGGAACGATATCGTCGTATTCAACTTCCCGGCAGGTGATACCATTGCACTGTTACAGCAAAATCCGGATTATTATACGTTAGTACAGATGTATGGTCGTGAAGCCGTACACATGAACAAACAGACATTCGGAGACATTATTTACCGACCGGTCGACAAGCGTGAGAATTATGTAAAACGCTGTGTCGGATTGCCGGGTGACAGCTTGAGTGTACGTAACAATCAGGTATATATCAACGGGAAAGCGGCTCAGAACCCGAAGAACATGCAGTTGAATTATTTCGTAGAGACAGAAACTCCGCTTACGGAAACGATGTTCCGCAACTGGGGCGTCAGTCGGGATGATTACATGCCTTACGGACAACCTTGTACGGTATCCGATCCGGAAACCCTTTCCTTCCTCGGATTCCAGCCGAATACAAATGGTACTTACAACCTGGTTTACCGTTTCCCTATGACGGAAGCTATGGTAGCTCAGGTAAAGAAGCTGCCGTCTGTCAAGAAGGTAATCGTTGAACCGGAAGTATTCGGCGGCACGATGTACTACCCGGTTGATTATGATAATGGGTGGACACGTGATAATTACGGACCGATTTGGATTCCAAAACGGGGTGCTACCATCGAACTGACACCGGAAAACCTGGCTCTATACCGTCGCTGTATCAAGAATTATGAAAACAACGAATTGGAAGAAAAAGACGGGGTTGTATACATCAACGGTGAAAAGGCTAGTACTTATACTTTTAAATATGACTATTACTGGATGATGGGTGATAACCGCCATAACAGTGCCGACAGCCGTTCGTGGGGATTCGTTCCTGAAGATCATATCGTTGGAAAACCAATCATGATCTGGTTATCACTCGACAAAGACCGCAGTCTGTTCGACGGAGGTATCCGCTGGAACCGTTTGTTCCGCTGGGTTGACAGCATGAAATAA
- the dapB gene encoding 4-hydroxy-tetrahydrodipicolinate reductase, producing MKIALVGYGKMGKTIEQIALSRGHEIVSIIDINNPEDFQSDAFKSADVAIEFTTPATAFNNYMKCFEAGVPVVSGTTGWLDRLDEVKQICEKEGKTFFYASNFSVGVNIFFALNKYLAKIMNNFPSYDVRMTEVHHIHKLDAPSGTAITLAEGVIENLDRKDRWTLETAEKPTDLPIHAIREGEVPGIHEIIYESEADTISIKHDAKSRAGFALGAVIAAEFTAGKKGFLGMNDLFHF from the coding sequence ATGAAAATAGCACTTGTCGGTTATGGGAAGATGGGAAAGACCATCGAACAGATTGCCTTGAGCAGAGGTCATGAAATTGTATCAATCATCGATATAAACAACCCGGAAGATTTCCAGTCGGATGCATTCAAAAGTGCCGATGTAGCCATCGAGTTTACAACTCCGGCAACCGCCTTCAACAATTACATGAAATGTTTTGAAGCCGGCGTTCCGGTTGTTTCTGGTACAACCGGATGGCTTGACCGTTTAGACGAGGTGAAGCAGATATGTGAAAAGGAAGGAAAAACATTCTTTTATGCCTCTAATTTCAGTGTAGGAGTGAATATTTTCTTTGCCTTGAATAAATATCTGGCTAAAATCATGAATAATTTCCCAAGCTATGATGTCCGGATGACGGAAGTGCACCACATTCACAAGCTGGACGCTCCCAGCGGTACTGCCATTACTTTAGCAGAAGGTGTTATCGAGAATCTGGACCGGAAAGACCGTTGGACGCTGGAGACAGCCGAAAAGCCAACCGATCTGCCTATCCATGCTATCCGCGAAGGAGAAGTTCCGGGAATTCATGAAATCATTTATGAATCAGAGGCCGATACAATCAGCATCAAGCATGATGCCAAGAGCCGTGCCGGTTTTGCTTTAGGAGCCGTTATTGCCGCTGAGTTTACAGCCGGAAAGAAAGGCTTTTTAGGCATGAACGACCTATTCCATTTCTGA
- a CDS encoding UDP-glucose dehydrogenase family protein, with the protein MKIAIVGTGYVGLVSGTCFAEMGTEVFCVDVNEKKIADLNQGILPIYEPGLEEMVNRNQKAGRLHFVTDLASCLNEVEVVFSAVGTPPDEDGSADLKYVLEVAHTVGRYMNKYLTLVTKSTVPVGTAKKVRQAIQEELDKRGSDLTFDVASNPEFLKEGAAVKDFLSPDRIVVGVESERSKELMTRLYRPFLLNNFRVIFMDVPSAEMTKYAANAMLATRISFMNDIANLCEIVGADVNMVRKGIGTDVRIGHRFLYPGCGYGGSCFPKDVKALVKTAADHGYPMRILQAVEEVNEQQKSILFRKVDKYFKGDLKGKRVAVWGLAFKPETDDMREAPSLVVIQKLLEAGCVVSAYDPVAMDESRRRIGDAIRYAKDIYDAVMDADVLLLITEWKEFRMPSWQVVKKLMANPLVIDGRNIYDPVEMAEYGFDYHCIGR; encoded by the coding sequence ATGAAAATAGCAATTGTCGGAACCGGATATGTGGGTTTGGTCAGTGGAACCTGTTTTGCCGAAATGGGTACGGAAGTCTTTTGTGTGGATGTAAATGAGAAGAAAATCGCCGATCTGAATCAGGGTATTCTTCCCATTTATGAGCCCGGACTGGAGGAAATGGTGAACCGTAACCAGAAAGCGGGACGGTTGCATTTCGTGACAGACTTAGCTTCCTGCTTGAATGAGGTGGAAGTGGTGTTCAGTGCTGTAGGAACGCCCCCGGATGAAGACGGCAGTGCTGATCTGAAATACGTATTGGAAGTAGCTCATACCGTAGGCCGTTATATGAATAAATACCTGACTCTTGTTACAAAGAGTACCGTGCCTGTAGGGACGGCCAAGAAGGTCCGTCAGGCCATTCAGGAAGAACTGGATAAACGGGGTTCTGACCTGACCTTTGATGTGGCTTCGAATCCGGAATTTCTGAAAGAAGGAGCTGCTGTGAAGGACTTTTTGAGTCCGGACCGTATTGTGGTAGGTGTGGAATCAGAACGCTCAAAGGAGCTGATGACCCGTTTATACCGTCCGTTCCTGCTGAATAATTTCCGGGTTATCTTCATGGATGTTCCTTCGGCCGAAATGACGAAATATGCAGCCAATGCGATGCTGGCAACCCGTATCAGCTTTATGAATGATATTGCCAATCTGTGTGAAATTGTAGGAGCTGATGTGAATATGGTACGCAAAGGTATTGGAACAGATGTTCGCATTGGTCACCGTTTCCTGTATCCCGGTTGTGGTTACGGAGGTTCCTGTTTTCCGAAAGATGTGAAAGCCTTGGTGAAAACGGCGGCAGATCATGGTTATCCGATGCGAATCCTGCAAGCCGTTGAGGAAGTTAATGAGCAACAGAAATCCATCCTCTTCCGGAAAGTAGACAAATACTTCAAAGGTGATTTGAAGGGAAAACGGGTGGCTGTTTGGGGACTGGCGTTCAAGCCGGAGACGGATGACATGCGTGAGGCTCCTTCTTTAGTCGTTATCCAGAAATTATTGGAAGCCGGCTGTGTAGTATCTGCCTATGACCCGGTAGCCATGGACGAGTCACGCCGTCGGATTGGTGATGCTATCCGTTATGCCAAAGATATTTATGATGCAGTGATGGATGCCGACGTGCTCCTGCTGATTACTGAATGGAAAGAATTTCGTATGCCGTCTTGGCAGGTAGTCAAGAAACTGATGGCAAATCCGTTGGTTATTGACGGACGAAACATTTATGATCCGGTAGAGATGGCTGAATACGGCTTTGACTACCATTGTATCGGACGTTAA
- a CDS encoding lipopolysaccharide biosynthesis protein, producing the protein MAEETLKQKTAKGLFWGFINNGTQQLLNLFFGIFLARLLTPADYGMVGMLTIFSLIAGSLQESGFISALANKKEITHDDYNAVFWFSITVSFCLYWILFFCAPLIADFYNQPELIPLARYSFLGFFIASLGVIPGAYVFRNLMVKQKALATVLALIFSGTTGVLLAYNGFSYWGIATQSIVYITVLNLYLWYKCQWRPTWRWNFAPVREMLGFSSKLLFTNIFNHVNNNIFSIILGRYYSEKEVGQYNQANKWNYMGFSLISGMVGSVAQPIFAQMTDDSERQVRAFRKMLRFTAFISFPCMLGLSLVAPELITIAITDKWIGSARILQLLAIWGAFFPIANLYSNLLISRGKSDIYLRNTVTLGILQLIVIYLLRSHGIFFMVSVYVGINICWLFVWHYFVQKEIGLPLSSALKDVLPYLGIAGGVMCFTYYVTTIITTNLYGSLVLKIVIAAVTFILIMWLSGSVTFKESIGYIFRKR; encoded by the coding sequence ATGGCAGAAGAAACATTAAAGCAGAAAACGGCAAAAGGTCTGTTTTGGGGATTCATTAATAACGGAACCCAGCAATTGCTGAATCTCTTTTTCGGCATATTCCTGGCCCGATTATTGACTCCGGCTGATTATGGTATGGTCGGGATGCTGACCATCTTTTCTCTGATAGCCGGATCTCTACAGGAAAGTGGTTTTATCTCTGCTTTGGCCAACAAGAAGGAAATCACTCACGACGATTACAATGCCGTATTCTGGTTTTCAATAACGGTCAGTTTCTGCTTGTATTGGATATTATTCTTCTGTGCCCCTCTGATCGCTGATTTCTATAATCAGCCCGAATTGATTCCATTGGCGCGTTATTCCTTTTTGGGGTTCTTTATAGCCAGTTTAGGCGTTATTCCCGGAGCCTATGTGTTTCGCAACCTGATGGTCAAACAAAAGGCCCTGGCAACCGTTTTAGCCTTGATCTTTTCCGGTACGACTGGTGTTCTGTTGGCTTATAACGGATTTTCATATTGGGGTATAGCTACACAGAGCATTGTTTATATCACGGTCTTGAACCTGTATCTTTGGTATAAATGTCAGTGGCGCCCAACCTGGAGATGGAACTTTGCTCCGGTACGTGAAATGTTGGGATTCAGCAGTAAGCTGTTATTTACGAACATTTTCAATCATGTTAATAATAACATCTTCTCCATCATTTTAGGACGCTATTATTCCGAAAAAGAAGTCGGACAATACAACCAGGCCAATAAATGGAATTACATGGGTTTCTCGTTGATATCCGGAATGGTAGGAAGTGTGGCACAACCTATTTTCGCACAAATGACCGATGATTCCGAACGGCAGGTACGAGCCTTTCGCAAGATGCTTCGGTTTACCGCCTTCATCTCTTTCCCTTGCATGTTGGGACTGTCGTTAGTAGCTCCCGAATTAATTACAATCGCTATTACCGACAAATGGATAGGCAGTGCCCGGATATTACAGCTGTTAGCCATCTGGGGAGCTTTCTTCCCGATAGCCAATCTGTATTCCAACCTGTTGATCAGTCGTGGAAAATCAGACATATACCTTCGAAATACGGTTACTTTGGGAATTCTGCAGCTGATAGTCATCTACCTTTTGCGTTCCCACGGAATATTTTTCATGGTTTCGGTTTATGTAGGCATTAACATCTGCTGGCTGTTTGTCTGGCATTATTTTGTGCAGAAAGAGATTGGCTTGCCCTTATCTTCAGCCCTGAAAGATGTTCTACCCTATTTGGGAATAGCGGGTGGGGTCATGTGCTTCACTTACTATGTGACTACTATTATCACTACGAATCTATATGGGTCGTTAGTCTTAAAAATAGTCATTGCAGCTGTCACTTTTATACTTATCATGTGGCTTAGCGGCTCTGTTACTTTTAAGGAAAGTATAGGGTATATATTTAGGAAGAGATGA